One window of Dyadobacter sandarakinus genomic DNA carries:
- a CDS encoding SusD/RagB family nutrient-binding outer membrane lipoprotein, with amino-acid sequence MKRYNIGWMLALLVTVLSSCSDYLDINTNPNQATSVQPLLVLPAAITGTASVTSQYNSYGSHFGGYMANAGGFSGFGNLFNYQLIPDNYNALWVSAYDNLNDYKYVIDQTEGDDTQAYANAAANIMVAYNFQKLVDAFGDVPYTEALQNNANLTPKYDDAATIYQDLVTKLDAAIALIDAAEFPTALNSSSDPMFKGDMTQWKKFANTVKLRILIRISGVPALSSFVTTKFAALDKTLGFITDDAIVNPGYVKDKPNPLWNTWGYQSTGTLANSSRLPTEFAYGFYGGQKLTDEWRGAVTFVNFDTGTPVNQLGNEVDAPTIVTNYSSWYTGEYSSSSSISNALGILKGPSQGQVLMLLAEAQFLQAEARLKGFITGDYAASFDAGIAASFTYLYKDVTNVVAAGKNVAADVVAYKAENDDKYLVNIKLATTPAQRLEAIITQKWIAVNMINSEEGYNEFRRTGYPVTQPNGDGYHNIASLLSTSTRADKLPSRILYPTSEQSYNAGNYRVINPFTDLIFWDPN; translated from the coding sequence ATGAAAAGATATAACATCGGTTGGATGCTGGCACTGTTGGTCACAGTCCTGTCGTCTTGTAGTGATTATCTCGATATCAATACCAACCCCAACCAGGCCACCAGCGTGCAGCCGCTGCTGGTATTGCCTGCTGCCATCACGGGGACGGCATCGGTAACGAGCCAGTATAACAGTTATGGTTCGCATTTTGGAGGCTATATGGCCAATGCGGGCGGATTTTCGGGATTTGGTAACTTGTTCAATTACCAGCTGATCCCTGACAATTACAATGCACTTTGGGTGAGTGCATATGACAACCTGAATGATTACAAATATGTGATTGATCAGACTGAGGGTGATGATACGCAGGCTTATGCCAATGCAGCTGCAAACATCATGGTCGCTTACAACTTCCAGAAGCTTGTGGATGCATTCGGCGACGTGCCTTATACCGAAGCTTTGCAGAACAATGCAAACCTGACACCCAAGTATGATGATGCCGCGACAATTTACCAGGATCTGGTTACCAAGCTGGATGCAGCCATCGCACTGATTGATGCGGCTGAATTCCCTACTGCGCTGAACTCTTCTTCCGATCCGATGTTCAAAGGCGACATGACGCAATGGAAAAAATTTGCCAACACTGTGAAGCTGCGCATCCTGATCCGCATCTCCGGGGTACCGGCACTTTCATCCTTTGTGACAACCAAGTTTGCTGCGCTGGACAAAACCCTGGGCTTTATCACTGATGATGCGATTGTTAATCCCGGGTATGTGAAAGACAAGCCAAACCCACTCTGGAATACATGGGGTTATCAGTCAACCGGTACCCTTGCCAATTCTTCACGCCTTCCGACCGAATTTGCGTATGGTTTTTACGGCGGCCAGAAGCTGACGGATGAATGGCGCGGAGCTGTGACTTTTGTAAACTTTGATACCGGCACACCCGTAAACCAGCTCGGCAACGAAGTAGATGCCCCTACGATTGTGACCAACTATTCAAGCTGGTATACCGGAGAGTACAGCAGCTCGTCGAGCATCAGCAATGCATTGGGTATCCTCAAAGGACCAAGCCAGGGACAAGTGCTTATGCTGCTTGCCGAAGCCCAGTTTTTACAGGCAGAAGCAAGACTGAAAGGTTTTATCACCGGTGACTATGCGGCCAGTTTCGACGCCGGGATTGCTGCATCATTTACTTACCTGTACAAAGATGTGACCAATGTGGTGGCAGCAGGAAAGAATGTAGCCGCAGACGTAGTAGCGTATAAAGCCGAAAATGATGATAAATACCTGGTTAATATCAAGCTGGCCACCACTCCGGCCCAGCGCCTGGAAGCAATCATTACGCAAAAATGGATTGCCGTGAACATGATCAATTCGGAAGAAGGCTACAATGAATTCAGAAGAACAGGCTACCCGGTTACACAACCAAACGGTGATGGCTATCACAACATCGCGTCCCTGCTGTCGACCTCAACCCGTGCTGACAAGCTCCCTTCCAGAATTCTCTATCCAACTTCCGAGCAGTCGTACAATGCTGGAAATTACAGAGTGATTAACCCATTTACTGATTTGATCTTCTGGGATCCTAACTGA
- a CDS encoding SusC/RagA family TonB-linked outer membrane protein, protein MRKILLPFLGGLLLLCMQVRAQSREVTGKVTSKEDGSMLPGVTVRVAGTSSGTLTNEKGEFSINARTGQNLVFSFVGFLLQEVKVPESGTMEVAMTLDELALNEVVITAGGLTAQRRELGNQSTTVKAQDIVQGKPISVAASLAGRVPGLLVMGVSSGVNPNYRLVLRGNRSLTGNNQALVVIDNIISTNDILGNLNPEDIEDIQVLNGAGAAALYGSDASNGALIVTTKKGKSGITQFRVSNTTTLEKVSFLPQLQNGFGSGTTPDDVPSYTPYENQQYGPAFDGSIVNIGKPIQDGSIQSVPYSTKNFREDFWNTGVANQTDLSVTSGDDKGTFYLSAQYFDQKSTVPYDKYKRYSVRANIVRHIYKNLTASFNTNFIAGRTDQSSQTANAYENLLMSPGQVDVTKYEDWQNNPFANPNGYFNEYYQNPYFTLANNHWVQRNDYLQGNMELKWNPITPLTFTYRVGMSGRNLSGKVHTGKFVYSDYTKSISGSSKTDIAGLVVDYAGYTTQFVNDFLAEFKTNLSPSFNLNVALGTTVRENATKAIGVTANGLVIDGLYNIGNSLNPPQANESNYKARQIGVYGEARLGFKELLYLHVTARNDWRSILAKENRSFFYPSADISFIASDAIPALSNSAFLESLKLRAGYSQVGQVNLGNNAAFGPIPLSNLGAYSLSSTFSQAFGYPYTSGAGFVLDNTLVSANLKPEITKGIEGGIDFEFRPWSIGGGITYYKTNTIDQTITVLIPSSTGFSSLRTNIGEVQNKGIEATLHITPIKTAYGLQVQLGANYTYNQNKVLSLSAQSNELSVGSSGSAAKVIAKVGSPFPLLQVTDYNRDPQGRIIVDAKTGYPATNGTFHDVGITNPPHILGLNGTVTLKKVRLSLLFEYRNGHYIFNSVSGGYDFSGAGVRTGWYNRDRFVIPNSSYLNAEGEYVENTNIAVRSGGADFWTDGTRNTNIGQNYTNSAGFWKLREASLAYDLPAGLLNQTKFIKGASISVQGRNLFIWAPKSNLYTDPEYSALGSDSNAVGFTSLGQTPPARYFGGTLSLTF, encoded by the coding sequence ATGAGGAAAATTTTACTGCCCTTTTTGGGCGGCCTGCTCTTGCTATGCATGCAGGTACGCGCCCAAAGCCGCGAAGTAACCGGAAAGGTTACATCCAAAGAAGACGGCTCCATGCTACCGGGAGTGACGGTCAGGGTTGCCGGTACCAGCTCCGGAACGCTCACGAACGAAAAAGGGGAATTCAGCATCAATGCCCGCACGGGACAAAACCTGGTGTTCTCATTTGTCGGCTTTTTGTTACAGGAGGTCAAGGTACCCGAATCGGGCACTATGGAAGTGGCGATGACCCTCGATGAACTTGCGCTGAATGAGGTGGTGATCACGGCGGGAGGTCTCACGGCACAGCGACGTGAGCTCGGTAACCAGTCGACTACGGTGAAAGCACAGGACATTGTGCAGGGTAAGCCGATCAGCGTTGCAGCCAGCCTTGCAGGACGGGTACCGGGTTTGCTCGTGATGGGTGTAAGCAGCGGGGTGAATCCGAATTACCGTCTCGTACTTCGCGGAAACCGCTCACTGACAGGTAACAACCAGGCGCTGGTTGTGATTGACAATATCATATCCACCAATGATATCCTCGGTAACCTGAACCCGGAAGATATTGAAGACATCCAGGTGCTGAATGGTGCCGGTGCGGCTGCATTGTATGGTTCCGATGCTTCCAATGGCGCATTGATCGTCACTACTAAAAAAGGAAAGTCGGGTATAACCCAGTTCCGTGTTTCCAATACAACAACTTTGGAAAAAGTAAGCTTCCTGCCCCAGCTTCAGAATGGTTTCGGATCGGGTACTACGCCGGATGATGTTCCTTCGTATACACCTTACGAAAACCAGCAGTATGGCCCGGCATTTGACGGATCAATCGTCAATATCGGTAAACCGATTCAGGATGGTTCTATCCAGTCGGTACCCTACTCTACCAAGAACTTCCGGGAAGACTTCTGGAACACAGGCGTAGCCAACCAAACCGACCTGAGCGTGACATCAGGTGATGATAAAGGTACATTCTACCTGTCGGCGCAGTATTTTGATCAGAAATCAACGGTTCCTTACGACAAGTACAAAAGGTACAGTGTGCGTGCCAACATTGTTCGTCACATTTACAAAAACCTGACGGCATCTTTTAACACCAACTTCATCGCAGGCCGCACCGACCAGAGCAGCCAGACTGCAAATGCTTATGAAAACCTGCTGATGTCGCCCGGCCAGGTGGATGTGACGAAATATGAAGACTGGCAGAACAATCCGTTTGCAAATCCTAACGGATATTTCAACGAATACTATCAGAATCCTTACTTCACGCTGGCAAATAACCACTGGGTGCAGCGAAACGACTACCTGCAGGGAAATATGGAATTGAAGTGGAACCCGATCACTCCATTGACATTCACTTACCGCGTAGGAATGAGCGGACGTAATTTGTCGGGTAAAGTGCATACAGGCAAATTCGTTTATTCAGATTATACCAAAAGCATTTCCGGTAGCTCCAAGACGGATATTGCGGGCTTGGTCGTGGACTATGCAGGTTATACCACGCAATTTGTGAATGACTTCCTGGCCGAATTCAAAACCAACCTGAGTCCATCCTTCAACCTGAATGTTGCGCTGGGAACTACGGTTCGTGAGAATGCAACAAAGGCGATCGGGGTGACTGCAAATGGTCTTGTGATTGACGGGCTTTACAATATTGGAAACAGCCTCAACCCACCGCAGGCCAATGAAAGCAACTACAAAGCCCGGCAGATCGGGGTTTACGGAGAAGCCCGCCTGGGTTTCAAAGAACTGCTTTATCTGCACGTTACAGCAAGAAATGACTGGCGCTCGATCCTTGCGAAAGAAAACCGTTCGTTCTTCTATCCTTCCGCAGACATTTCTTTTATTGCCAGCGACGCGATTCCTGCACTTTCCAACTCTGCATTCCTGGAAAGCTTGAAACTGCGTGCAGGTTACTCGCAGGTGGGACAAGTGAACCTGGGCAACAATGCGGCTTTCGGACCTATCCCTTTGAGCAACCTGGGTGCTTACTCACTCAGCAGTACATTTTCGCAGGCTTTTGGTTACCCTTACACAAGCGGAGCAGGTTTTGTGCTGGACAATACGCTGGTATCAGCCAACCTGAAACCAGAGATCACGAAGGGAATCGAAGGCGGTATTGATTTTGAATTCCGTCCGTGGAGTATTGGTGGTGGTATTACCTACTACAAAACCAACACGATTGACCAGACCATTACAGTTTTGATTCCAAGCTCTACGGGTTTCAGTTCCTTGAGAACAAACATCGGTGAGGTGCAAAACAAAGGGATTGAGGCAACATTGCACATTACTCCGATCAAAACGGCGTATGGACTGCAGGTACAGCTGGGTGCCAATTATACCTACAACCAGAACAAAGTGCTTTCCCTGTCTGCACAATCCAATGAGCTGAGTGTTGGTTCTTCCGGCTCGGCCGCCAAAGTAATTGCAAAAGTGGGCTCTCCTTTCCCGCTTCTTCAGGTTACTGATTATAACCGCGATCCGCAGGGAAGAATTATTGTAGATGCAAAAACAGGTTATCCGGCTACCAATGGTACGTTCCATGATGTGGGCATCACCAATCCACCGCACATTCTGGGTTTGAACGGAACAGTGACTTTGAAAAAGGTGAGACTGAGCCTGCTGTTTGAATACCGTAACGGACATTACATCTTCAATTCCGTTTCAGGAGGATATGACTTCTCGGGTGCCGGTGTTCGTACGGGCTGGTACAACAGGGATCGTTTTGTAATTCCAAATTCTTCTTACCTGAATGCAGAGGGTGAGTACGTGGAAAATACCAACATTGCTGTAAGAAGCGGAGGTGCCGATTTCTGGACAGACGGTACCAGAAATACCAACATTGGTCAAAACTACACGAACTCTGCGGGCTTCTGGAAATTGCGCGAAGCCTCACTCGCCTACGATCTGCCTGCCGGACTGCTGAACCAGACAAAGTTTATCAAAGGTGCCAGCATCAGCGTTCAGGGAAGAAACCTCTTTATATGGGCTCCTAAATCAAACCTTTATACAGATCCTGAGTATAGCGCACTGGGTTCAGACAGCAATGCGGTAGGTTTTACCAGTCTTGGACAAACACCGCCTGCACGTTACTTCGGGGGCACATTATCTCTAACATTCTAA
- a CDS encoding SusD/RagB family nutrient-binding outer membrane lipoprotein produces MKKLIILFLPFLLLTACVDSLEDYNVDTKRPSKVPPVTLFSNALKGLADTLTTPNVNVNNYRLYTQQWTTTTYLDEPRYNVTARIIPESFWRGLYKGVISDLNEARRLINEDAFLGQGTKDVQLAQIEIVEVMTWAALVNTFGDIPYSESMNPENPLPKYDDAKTVYDAILARLDAALPKLEANGTPFEGGDLLYKGNIAEWKKFGNSLKLKLAMIIADSDPAKAKTMVAEAAPKVFTSNADKAAFPYISTPPNYNPIAQNLNSLYTSRQDFVPSATIVNPMNDLKDPRRPFYFTKKDSVYVGGQYGFLNTYSSFSHISEKIIDPAFEGLLLDYSEVEFLLAEAVERGFITGSAAEHYNKAVTASITYWGGKPEEAAVYLAQPKVAYATASANWKEKIGFQKWLALYNRGWESWVEWRRLDYPKLSPPSGGNVQPGLVIPVRMIYPIIEQTLNGANRAAAATAIGGDLATTKLWWDKF; encoded by the coding sequence ATGAAAAAATTAATCATTCTCTTTCTTCCCTTCCTGTTGCTGACGGCCTGTGTCGACAGCCTTGAAGATTACAATGTGGATACCAAGCGCCCGTCGAAGGTTCCACCCGTGACTTTGTTCTCCAATGCATTGAAAGGTCTGGCGGATACGCTTACGACTCCGAACGTCAATGTAAACAACTACAGGCTCTACACCCAGCAGTGGACTACCACCACTTATCTGGATGAGCCACGCTACAACGTAACTGCCCGTATTATCCCGGAATCATTCTGGCGCGGATTGTATAAAGGCGTAATTTCTGATTTGAATGAGGCAAGAAGACTCATCAATGAAGACGCTTTCCTTGGCCAGGGTACCAAGGATGTGCAGCTTGCACAGATTGAGATCGTGGAGGTGATGACGTGGGCTGCATTGGTCAATACTTTCGGTGATATTCCTTATTCAGAATCCATGAATCCGGAAAACCCGTTGCCTAAGTATGATGATGCAAAAACGGTATATGATGCGATCCTTGCCCGCCTGGATGCTGCGCTTCCAAAGCTTGAGGCCAATGGAACTCCATTTGAAGGCGGTGACCTGCTTTACAAAGGAAATATCGCGGAATGGAAAAAATTCGGTAACTCGCTGAAGCTGAAACTGGCGATGATCATTGCCGACAGCGATCCTGCAAAAGCAAAAACGATGGTGGCAGAAGCAGCTCCGAAAGTATTCACCAGCAACGCAGACAAAGCAGCCTTCCCCTACATTTCGACGCCGCCAAACTACAACCCGATCGCGCAAAACCTGAACTCGTTGTATACCAGCCGTCAGGACTTTGTACCATCTGCAACGATCGTGAACCCGATGAACGATCTGAAAGATCCGAGAAGACCTTTCTACTTCACAAAAAAAGACAGCGTTTACGTAGGCGGACAGTACGGGTTCCTGAACACATATTCGAGCTTCTCGCACATCAGTGAGAAAATCATTGACCCTGCTTTCGAAGGATTGCTTTTGGATTATTCCGAAGTGGAATTCCTGCTTGCCGAAGCTGTGGAAAGAGGTTTTATCACCGGATCGGCAGCGGAACACTACAACAAAGCGGTGACAGCTTCCATTACTTACTGGGGTGGAAAACCTGAGGAAGCTGCGGTTTACCTGGCGCAACCTAAAGTGGCTTATGCAACCGCATCGGCCAACTGGAAAGAAAAAATCGGTTTTCAGAAGTGGCTCGCACTTTACAACAGAGGCTGGGAGTCATGGGTGGAATGGAGAAGACTTGATTATCCGAAACTGTCGCCACCTTCGGGCGGAAACGTTCAGCCTGGTCTGGTGATCCCCGTACGTATGATTTACCCGATCATTGAGCAAACCCTGAACGGCGCAAACCGTGCAGCAGCTGCAACGGCCATTGGTGGAGACCTTGCTACTACCAAGCTATGGTGGGACAAGTTCTGA
- a CDS encoding SusC/RagA family TonB-linked outer membrane protein, producing MRKTLSFLLSCMVLLSAQLYAQNRTVTGKVTAEDGSTLPGVNISLKGTTRGTTTNAQGEYSIPAETGATLVYSFIGFQTSEATVGSQTSIDIVLKNDVSQLQEVVVTALGQERKRNELVYAAQQVNAEQITQARNPNVMNALAGKIAGLDIKTNNNMGGSTSAIIRGYKSITGNNQALWVIDGVPVTNANTNSSDQQTGRAGTDYGNAASDINPDNIASINVLKGAAATALYGSRASNGVILVTTKQGRKNSFDVTVNSGVTWGKIDKSTYVKYQNEYGAGYGGDGAKDQFYKGNLGSGEGDIAVFDADASFGAKFDPSRMVYQWNSLDPTSPTFGKMTPWVAAKNGPNAFFETAVTSNQSVSILGGGENTTFKIGYTRNDEKGVLPNSKLGKNLFNFSASFDLTKKLTVSANANYSQVKGLGRYGTGYDGKNPNQQFRQWFQTNVDILEQKDAYFRNRQNVTWNWGDPTAPFDQNGPIYSENPYFSRYENYSNDTRDNFFGYAAAVYKIAPWVDLTTRFAYNGTQDMQEERIAFGSADPAEYKRYNRGFNETNLDVIFNFRKAITKDINFSGLAGGSMRRSKETSIRAQTNGGMVVPGLYSLTNSANPIESPTETYRRIGVDGLYAQASFGYKDLVNLDLTARQDKSTTLSKGNNTYFYPAIGANFNLSNLEAMKSQRWLTMAKLSANYAEVGNDAPWGSTIDVYDKPTGLGSIPYFTLRNTKNNPDLRPERTKNYEFGLESAFLNDRVGLNFTYYRSSTLDQILPVSITAATGYAFRYVNSGEVQNKGIEISAYVTPIRVQDFSWTVNVNFSRNRNKVISLYGSGDQEVTNVTIASLQGGVSTNAAKGQPFGIIRGTNFVYHEGTGQKVVRSNGLYAATASSSEIIGNPNPDWIAGLSNSFKYKTLSLSFLLDIRHGGNVWSLDQWYGEGTGLYPITAGLNELGNPKRNPVYLYDKDGKKIGDAPNQGGVLFPGVQADGTPNTIRAANVDGNGATAYGYPGNPPRAMYIYDASYIKLREVALTFALPRAIVSKLRAFKEIDISAIGRNLWIIHKNMEFQDPEEGLGSGLLNGAGGYQSGAYPAVRNYGFNVKFRF from the coding sequence ATGAGGAAGACTCTATCATTCTTACTGAGTTGCATGGTGCTGTTAAGCGCACAGTTGTATGCTCAGAATCGCACGGTGACGGGCAAGGTCACTGCGGAAGACGGTTCCACTCTGCCGGGTGTGAACATTTCTTTAAAAGGTACTACTCGCGGTACTACCACCAATGCACAGGGTGAATATTCGATACCCGCTGAGACAGGAGCTACACTGGTTTACAGCTTCATCGGTTTTCAGACAAGCGAAGCCACAGTTGGCAGCCAGACCAGCATTGATATCGTGCTCAAAAATGATGTAAGCCAGCTGCAGGAAGTCGTTGTTACTGCCTTGGGTCAGGAAAGAAAAAGGAATGAGCTCGTTTACGCTGCCCAACAGGTGAATGCCGAGCAGATCACACAGGCTCGTAACCCGAACGTAATGAACGCCCTGGCAGGTAAAATTGCCGGTTTGGACATTAAAACAAACAACAACATGGGTGGATCGACCAGCGCGATCATCCGTGGTTATAAATCCATTACCGGTAACAACCAGGCTTTGTGGGTAATTGACGGTGTACCTGTTACCAATGCCAACACCAACTCTTCCGATCAACAGACAGGCCGCGCCGGAACGGATTATGGTAATGCTGCTTCGGATATCAACCCGGACAACATTGCTTCCATCAACGTATTGAAAGGTGCTGCTGCAACTGCGCTTTACGGTTCACGCGCTTCAAACGGTGTTATTCTGGTAACTACCAAACAAGGCCGTAAAAACAGCTTCGACGTAACTGTGAACAGCGGTGTTACGTGGGGTAAAATTGACAAGAGCACTTACGTGAAATACCAGAATGAATATGGTGCAGGTTACGGCGGCGACGGCGCGAAAGATCAGTTCTACAAGGGTAACCTTGGCTCAGGCGAAGGTGATATCGCCGTATTCGATGCGGATGCTTCTTTCGGTGCGAAATTCGATCCGTCCAGAATGGTGTACCAATGGAATTCACTGGACCCTACGTCTCCTACTTTCGGTAAAATGACCCCATGGGTTGCTGCTAAGAACGGCCCGAACGCATTCTTTGAAACGGCTGTCACTTCCAACCAGAGCGTAAGCATCCTGGGCGGTGGTGAAAACACGACATTCAAGATCGGTTATACCCGTAATGATGAAAAAGGTGTTTTGCCAAACTCCAAGCTCGGTAAAAACCTGTTCAACTTCTCAGCGTCTTTCGACCTGACCAAGAAATTGACCGTGTCTGCCAATGCGAACTATTCACAGGTAAAAGGACTTGGCCGCTACGGAACAGGTTATGACGGTAAAAACCCGAACCAGCAGTTCAGACAGTGGTTCCAGACTAACGTGGATATCCTTGAACAAAAAGATGCTTATTTCAGAAACCGCCAGAATGTTACCTGGAACTGGGGAGATCCTACGGCTCCATTTGATCAAAACGGACCGATTTACTCAGAAAACCCGTATTTCTCGCGTTACGAAAACTACTCTAACGACACCCGCGACAACTTCTTCGGCTATGCTGCGGCAGTTTACAAAATCGCACCATGGGTTGACCTTACTACCCGGTTTGCCTATAACGGCACGCAGGATATGCAGGAAGAGCGCATTGCTTTCGGCAGCGCAGATCCGGCTGAATACAAGCGTTACAACAGAGGTTTCAATGAAACCAACCTGGACGTAATCTTCAATTTCCGCAAAGCGATTACCAAAGACATCAACTTCTCAGGTTTGGCAGGTGGAAGCATGCGCCGCTCGAAAGAAACCTCGATCCGCGCGCAAACCAATGGTGGTATGGTAGTACCAGGTCTGTATTCACTGACCAACTCGGCCAACCCGATCGAATCTCCCACTGAAACTTACAGAAGAATCGGTGTGGACGGTCTTTACGCTCAGGCGTCATTTGGTTATAAAGACCTCGTAAACCTTGACCTGACCGCGCGTCAGGATAAATCGACTACGCTCAGCAAGGGTAACAACACTTATTTCTATCCTGCGATCGGTGCGAACTTCAACCTTTCAAACCTGGAAGCCATGAAGAGCCAGCGCTGGCTTACCATGGCCAAGCTGAGCGCCAACTACGCAGAAGTTGGTAATGATGCACCCTGGGGCAGTACCATTGACGTGTATGACAAACCAACCGGACTTGGCAGCATCCCTTATTTTACACTGAGAAACACAAAGAACAACCCTGACCTGAGACCTGAAAGAACGAAGAACTACGAATTCGGTCTTGAAAGTGCATTCCTGAATGACCGCGTAGGTTTGAACTTCACTTACTACCGTTCTTCTACACTTGATCAGATCCTTCCGGTATCCATTACCGCAGCAACTGGTTACGCCTTCCGTTATGTAAACTCGGGTGAAGTACAGAACAAGGGTATTGAAATCTCCGCGTATGTGACGCCGATCAGAGTGCAGGACTTCTCATGGACGGTGAACGTAAACTTCTCAAGAAACCGTAACAAGGTGATCAGCCTGTACGGCTCAGGGGATCAGGAGGTGACAAACGTTACGATTGCCAGTCTTCAGGGTGGTGTTTCCACTAACGCAGCCAAAGGACAGCCTTTCGGTATTATCCGCGGAACAAACTTCGTGTATCATGAAGGAACAGGTCAGAAAGTGGTAAGATCTAACGGTTTGTATGCCGCTACAGCAAGCTCGTCGGAAATTATCGGTAACCCGAACCCTGATTGGATCGCGGGTCTTTCGAACTCGTTCAAATACAAAACATTGTCATTGAGCTTCCTGCTTGATATACGTCACGGCGGTAATGTATGGTCACTTGACCAGTGGTATGGAGAAGGAACAGGTCTTTATCCGATCACTGCAGGCCTCAACGAACTTGGCAATCCTAAGAGAAACCCGGTTTACTTGTACGACAAAGACGGCAAGAAAATCGGTGATGCTCCAAACCAGGGCGGTGTGCTGTTCCCGGGTGTACAAGCTGACGGAACTCCGAATACGATTCGTGCTGCGAACGTAGACGGTAATGGTGCTACTGCCTACGGATACCCTGGCAACCCGCCAAGAGCGATGTACATCTACGATGCCAGCTACATCAAATTGAGAGAAGTTGCGCTGACCTTTGCACTTCCACGTGCCATTGTAAGCAAACTGCGCGCATTCAAAGAGATCGACATTTCAGCAATTGGTCGTAACCTTTGGATCATTCACAAAAACATGGAATTTCAGGATCCTGAAGAAGGTCTGGGTTCAGGTTTGCTGAATGGTGCGGGCGGATACCAAAGCGGTGCTTACCCGGCTGTGAGAAACTATGGTTTTAATGTTAAATTCCGTTTCTAA
- a CDS encoding amidohydrolase: MYKTLLSTMLVMASSASFAQGSLTAAIDQRAAALDGKVVTWRRDFHQNPELGNREFKTAEKVAAHLKKLGIEVQSGVAKTGVVGLLKGGKPGPVVALRADMDALPVTERGDLPFKSAATASYNGQQTGVMHACGHDTHIAILMGVAEVLSGMKADLRGTVKFIFQPAEEGAPQGEEGGAKLMVKEGVLENPVVEAVFGLHIDSQIEVGKIAYRPGATMAAVDFYSIDVLGKQTHGAYPWSGIDPVVTSAQIVTGLQTIVSRNLNLTKAPAVVTVGAIHGGIRENIIPESVRMIGTIRTFDEEMHTFVHQRVNEIATNIAESAGARATVKIDVLYPVTYNNEALTEKMIGTLQNVAGKDNVQLIPAKTGAEDFSYYQQKVPGFFFFLGGMPKGKKVSEAAPHHTPDFYVDEGSLVLGIRSLSRLAVDYLEKNQGKK; the protein is encoded by the coding sequence ATGTATAAAACACTGCTCTCAACCATGCTTGTCATGGCGTCTTCGGCCTCATTTGCACAGGGCAGCCTTACCGCTGCCATCGACCAGCGTGCGGCGGCACTGGATGGGAAAGTTGTAACATGGCGACGCGATTTTCATCAGAATCCGGAGCTGGGTAACCGGGAATTCAAAACTGCCGAGAAAGTGGCAGCCCATTTGAAAAAGTTGGGCATTGAGGTACAATCCGGCGTAGCCAAGACGGGCGTAGTCGGTCTGCTGAAAGGAGGCAAGCCCGGGCCGGTTGTTGCATTAAGGGCTGATATGGACGCCCTGCCTGTGACTGAGCGCGGCGACCTGCCTTTTAAATCTGCCGCAACCGCATCGTACAACGGGCAGCAGACAGGGGTGATGCATGCATGCGGACACGACACGCACATTGCAATCCTGATGGGCGTGGCAGAAGTACTTTCCGGAATGAAGGCCGATTTGCGGGGTACGGTAAAGTTTATTTTCCAGCCGGCGGAGGAAGGTGCGCCGCAGGGAGAGGAAGGCGGGGCCAAGCTGATGGTAAAGGAAGGTGTACTCGAAAACCCGGTGGTGGAAGCAGTATTTGGCTTACACATTGACTCCCAGATAGAAGTAGGAAAAATTGCATACCGCCCCGGCGCTACGATGGCCGCCGTAGACTTTTACAGCATTGACGTACTCGGCAAGCAAACGCACGGTGCATATCCCTGGTCCGGCATTGACCCGGTAGTGACCTCTGCACAGATCGTGACAGGCCTGCAAACCATTGTAAGCCGCAACCTCAACCTGACCAAAGCTCCTGCCGTAGTTACCGTAGGCGCTATTCATGGCGGCATCCGGGAAAACATCATCCCCGAGTCGGTCAGGATGATCGGTACGATCCGCACCTTTGATGAAGAGATGCACACATTTGTACATCAGCGTGTCAATGAGATTGCAACAAACATTGCGGAAAGTGCAGGTGCCAGGGCCACGGTGAAGATTGATGTACTTTACCCGGTTACCTATAATAATGAAGCATTGACGGAAAAAATGATTGGTACCTTACAGAATGTAGCCGGCAAAGACAATGTACAGCTCATTCCTGCGAAAACAGGAGCAGAGGATTTTTCCTATTACCAGCAGAAAGTACCGGGCTTTTTCTTTTTCCTGGGTGGAATGCCGAAGGGGAAAAAAGTATCGGAAGCCGCACCGCATCACACCCCCGACTTTTATGTGGATGAAGGCAGCCTGGTGCTCGGTATTCGCTCGCTCAGCAGGCTGGCTGTTGATTATCTTGAGAAAAACCAGGGTAAAAAGTGA